The following DNA comes from Burkholderia sp. HI2500.
GTCAACGGGGTATCAGCCGCGTTCGCGCTGCGATACGCCGCGAACCCGGCCGTCGTTCCACACGTCGGCGCGACCGCGTGCGCCTCACGGCGCGGCAGGACGGGTGAGCGGCGCGACCGATGCCGGTCGCTTGACGAAATAGCGGAACACGACGATCAGCAAGACGATCGGCACGAAATTCCGTCCGCTGAACAAATTCGGAATTCGAAGAATTTCCATGATCGAAACGAAGAGCACGGCATGCGCGCAACACCAGAACCCCGCTCCGCTCCGCCAGCCTGCGTAGCTCCGTCCGAACACCCAGCCGAGGACAACCGCATCGAGCAGCCCGAACCAGCCCCATTCGTAAAAGTGAACGAAGATCCCCGACGGATTATTGAATTCCGGGTCGGCGTAGCTGTTCAGGAACACGGTGATGCTGTCGGTCGAATCGAGCCACGGCTCCAACGGCGCACCGATGATCGGAAAATGCAGCAGCCAGTCGAAGGTGAACATCGGATGACCGCTGTCCCACCCGAGCACGCTCAGTATCCCCGCACCGTTGTTCAGCGCCGTCGAGTAATACAAGCCGAGACGTTCGATCGCGAAATCGAAAATGTTGTCGTAGACGGTGACGTAATAGGCCTCCCACGACCGGTTGTACTCGTTCGCGATGAAGAGCCCGAACAGCAACGGAATCGCGGCGTACGGCCCGAGCGTCAGCAGCCGCGAGAACCGGCCGCGAAGCCGGAACCGCACGATCATGAGCACGCACGGCAGCGCCACCTCGATCAACGCGAGCCGCTCGGCAAAGATGAAGCTGCGCAGCAGCGTCAGCACCGCGAGCACGCCGAGGTAAGCCTTGTAGCGGTTCATGCCCTTGACCGGTGTCTTGAACACGTAGAAATACAGCACGACGTACGGCGCGGCTGCCTGGGTGAACGAGCTCAGGCCCGTGAAGTGCCCTTTCTGCTCGAGCATGACATACGCGTTCGCTTCGCCGTGCAGGAACGCCAGCACCAACGCCGGACGCGCGAGAATCCCGCCCAGCAGCATCAGATTGCCGAACATCGCGAGCACGAACACGAAATCGAGTACGCCGGGGAGCAACTCGGCGGGGGCGGCCGGCGGCCCCCGGCGCGACTGCGCCTCGGTCGTCGCCAGCCACGCCGTCGCCACGACCACCAGCAGGAACAATGCGCCGACCCAGGCGTAATAGCCGTCGAAGTAGAGCCGCGCAATCGATTTCTGATTGACCAGCAGACTCAATGACAACATCCCGTACAACGGCAGGATGAAGATCAGCACGAGCCGGGCGGGGTCTTCCCACCAGTAACCCGTGTAAGCACCTGCCTCGCGACGGACACGCGCCGCCTTGCGTGCCGTCGCCCCGCTCTGTCGCGGACGGGGCCTGCCTTCGCCCACGCCACGCGGTCTCATGAAGCACGTTCCATCTGTTGTCGCGACACCGCCATTCCATTGGCGGTCGCCGCGGCCTGATGCGTATTCGTATCCGTATAGCCGTAGTCGTACCGACCCGGCGCGCCCTGGTAATCGTTCAGGATCACGCCGCGCACATCGATATGCGCGTGCTCGAGCCGTCGCGCGCTTTCGTCGAGCTCCGTCAGCGTCGTCACGCCGCTACGCGCGACGAGGAACACCGTGCCCGCCAGACGCCCCAGCACCAGCGCATCGGCGACCGGCAGCAACGGCGGGCCGTCGAGCACCACCATGTCGTAGCGCGACGCGAGCTGCCCGATCAATTCGGCGAACGCGGGCTGCAGCAGCAGTTCGCCCGGATCGGGAACGACGCTGCCCATCGCGATGAAATCGAGGCCCGGTGTGACGCCGCGCTTGATTGCCTCGTCGAGCGCATGGGTGCCCGCCACCACGTCCGACAACCCCGGCGCGCGGCTATAGCGGAACCGGTCGTGCAGCGAACCCTTGCGCAGATCGGCGTCGATCAGCAGGACCCGCCGTTTCGCGGCACCGGCGAGCGACGCGATATTCGCAGCGACGAACGACTTGCCGACGCCCGTCGTCGGCCCGGAGATCAGCACGACCGGATTCGATGCGGCCGGCATCTCCAATTGCAGCGACGCGCGCAGACCGCGCAGGCTTTCGAGCGCGGCGTCCTGCGCGCCGACCGGCGCAATCGATGCGCGCGGACCGGGCCGGCCGGCCTTTGTCCGCAGTTCCGCGGCCGCAGCGATCGCGCTGTGCGGGACGGTCGCGAACACCGGCAGCCCCGTCGCCCATTCGATTTCCTCCGCGTCGCCGATCGTGCCGACGACGCGCTGCCGGGCGATCACGATCGCCGCGCCAGCCAGCAGGCCCACCACCAGGAGACCGACCACCGCAACCCCGCGATGCGGACCGATCGGCTGCTCGGCGATCTTCGCCGTATCGACGATCCGCACGGTGCCGGTCTTGCTGGCACGTGCGAGGACCATCTGCTGGCGCGTATTGAGCAGGTTCGTGTACAGCGCGGTATCCACGGCCACGTCGCGCTGCAGTTGCAGCACGCCCTGCTCCACGGTCGGCAACTGCTGGATCTGCTTGCGCGTCGTGTCGAGCGTACGCTGCGCATCGGCGAGCTGCGCATCAACGGCCGCAACCGCCGGATGCTTCGGCATGAAGCGCGTCATCAGTTCCTCACGCCGCTGCTGCAGCGTCTGCACGCGCGTCTCGATGTCGACCGCCTGTTGACGCAATGCCAGCGCTTCGTCGCTCGTATTGACCGTCCCGTGCGATGCGCGGAATGCGTTGAAGCGGTTTTCCGCCGCCTCCAGCTGGGCCTTCAACTGCGGCAACTGGCCGTCCATATAGCGGATCAGCTTGTCGGCCGCCTCGGACTTGCGTTGCGTGTTCTGCGCCAGATACGCGTCGCCGATCGCGTTCAGCACGCGGCTGTCCTGCACGGGATCGGTGCCGTCGAGCGTCACGCCAACCATGTTCGACTGCTTGCCGCGCTCCGAGATCAGCGCGTTCTTCTGCAGCCACGTGGACGCCTCCTCGTCGCTGTAACGCGTCAGGTCGAAGCGTGCGCCGGGCTTGCCGGCCACGCCGCGCACGAACACGTCGATCGCGCCCTCCGGTGTCTCGACGTGCAACGGCTGGCCGATACGGCCCTGCCACATCGGCCCTTTCCGGCCGAAGATGCCGGTGCGCTGCAGCGTATAGGCGCCGTCATCGCCGACGGTCAACGCGAAGCGCTTGCCGAGCAGTCGTTTCGGCACGTCGAAGGTCGGCACGTCGATGCGTTCGGTGCCGTACACGTATCCGCCCGGCAACGGCGACGACAACCCGTCGGCGGCATTCACGAACCGCCAGCCGATCAGCGGCAGGTAATGCGGTCGAACGTCGAGCGCGAGGTTGGTACTGTCGATCGCGCGATCGAGCACCGCGCGGGATTTCAGCACCTCGATCTCCGTCGATGCATCCGTCTTCAGATCGAACACCGACGATGGATCGCCAGGCGGCGACGTCTGCTTCGAGTCGGTCTGGCTTTGCTCGACCTGGAACAGGATGTCGGAGCGGTAGACGGGGGCCGCGCACAGCGCATACAGGCCTCCGGCAATCGCGCCCGCAAGCGCGGTGCAAAGGATCAGGCGCCGGCCGCCATACAGCACGCTCCAGTAGCGGCGTACCGAATGGGACGGCCGCGGAATGCGCCCGCTGTGCGAGTCAGGCAGGGTCGAAGTATTCATACAGCCTCAGTCCTGTATGGCGCGACGCACCGTCGCGGTCACAAAATCCGCCGCGAGCATCACGGCGAAATGGCCTTCGCCGTCAGCGCACCTTGCGCGGACGATGGAATCAGCAGGTTCACGACGCGGCTCCAGCGCACGAGCGACGACGCATCGACGAACACGACGTCGCGCCGCTCGAGCGGAAACTGGTCGGCGAGCGCGAACGACGCGGGCGAGCTGCCGTCGAGGTGGTACACCCGCGGACGGTTGTCCGGGCCACGGCGCACGACGAACACCTGGCGCGCGTCGGACGTGTACTGACTTACGCCGCCCGTGTCGCCGAGCGCCTCGC
Coding sequences within:
- a CDS encoding oligosaccharide repeat unit polymerase; this translates as MRPRGVGEGRPRPRQSGATARKAARVRREAGAYTGYWWEDPARLVLIFILPLYGMLSLSLLVNQKSIARLYFDGYYAWVGALFLLVVVATAWLATTEAQSRRGPPAAPAELLPGVLDFVFVLAMFGNLMLLGGILARPALVLAFLHGEANAYVMLEQKGHFTGLSSFTQAAAPYVVLYFYVFKTPVKGMNRYKAYLGVLAVLTLLRSFIFAERLALIEVALPCVLMIVRFRLRGRFSRLLTLGPYAAIPLLFGLFIANEYNRSWEAYYVTVYDNIFDFAIERLGLYYSTALNNGAGILSVLGWDSGHPMFTFDWLLHFPIIGAPLEPWLDSTDSITVFLNSYADPEFNNPSGIFVHFYEWGWFGLLDAVVLGWVFGRSYAGWRSGAGFWCCAHAVLFVSIMEILRIPNLFSGRNFVPIVLLIVVFRYFVKRPASVAPLTRPAAP
- a CDS encoding polysaccharide biosynthesis tyrosine autokinase yields the protein MNTSTLPDSHSGRIPRPSHSVRRYWSVLYGGRRLILCTALAGAIAGGLYALCAAPVYRSDILFQVEQSQTDSKQTSPPGDPSSVFDLKTDASTEIEVLKSRAVLDRAIDSTNLALDVRPHYLPLIGWRFVNAADGLSSPLPGGYVYGTERIDVPTFDVPKRLLGKRFALTVGDDGAYTLQRTGIFGRKGPMWQGRIGQPLHVETPEGAIDVFVRGVAGKPGARFDLTRYSDEEASTWLQKNALISERGKQSNMVGVTLDGTDPVQDSRVLNAIGDAYLAQNTQRKSEAADKLIRYMDGQLPQLKAQLEAAENRFNAFRASHGTVNTSDEALALRQQAVDIETRVQTLQQRREELMTRFMPKHPAVAAVDAQLADAQRTLDTTRKQIQQLPTVEQGVLQLQRDVAVDTALYTNLLNTRQQMVLARASKTGTVRIVDTAKIAEQPIGPHRGVAVVGLLVVGLLAGAAIVIARQRVVGTIGDAEEIEWATGLPVFATVPHSAIAAAAELRTKAGRPGPRASIAPVGAQDAALESLRGLRASLQLEMPAASNPVVLISGPTTGVGKSFVAANIASLAGAAKRRVLLIDADLRKGSLHDRFRYSRAPGLSDVVAGTHALDEAIKRGVTPGLDFIAMGSVVPDPGELLLQPAFAELIGQLASRYDMVVLDGPPLLPVADALVLGRLAGTVFLVARSGVTTLTELDESARRLEHAHIDVRGVILNDYQGAPGRYDYGYTDTNTHQAAATANGMAVSRQQMERAS